The following are from one region of the Cetobacterium somerae genome:
- a CDS encoding DUF1934 family protein has product MAKIIINSTDSFGENISQKMIAKKVIENDVTIFTYDNKYGKGEIRISPYSTEILKFGEIQSKLLIKPEIKTNFIYKTSYFNKNFTVLCKKYVYSENKLTIAYVIYDNNIEINQLEIEIIEVQ; this is encoded by the coding sequence ATGGCTAAGATTATTATTAATAGTACTGATTCTTTTGGAGAAAACATTTCTCAAAAAATGATTGCAAAAAAAGTGATTGAAAACGATGTCACTATTTTTACTTATGATAATAAATATGGTAAAGGCGAGATAAGAATATCCCCTTACTCTACTGAAATACTGAAGTTTGGAGAGATTCAAAGTAAACTTTTAATTAAACCAGAAATTAAAACAAATTTTATTTATAAAACTTCTTACTTCAATAAAAATTTTACAGTTTTATGTAAAAAATATGTTTATTCTGAAAATAAGTTGACAATTGCCTATGTTATATATGATAATAATATAGAGATAAACCAATTAGAGATTGAAATAATTGAAGTACAATAA
- a CDS encoding tetratricopeptide repeat protein encodes MKKILLISATALIFFSCTNIQTQLPTQSKVVVPSVKNPVLQQDNFFLNESGVAYLYDLIQRDSSTNAIREYLPSQMMAPMEVYAGETLIVNNINADRVKIISSPIKSDFTFNISGNSLNFNSLYQGEYIAEIYKGFTYVGTVKIKNKLKYNFTEKDNYDIILNSYNNKNLDLLVKSAQLYLIAFPTNSKQKDVAFMVLNLGSANGNQLLINKEIRYLKENFSLNEDEKIKLLAFEEKSSDGSFIINNYYLDYNRSNLKLNTEIMRAIQRKNNATTDELQFLENFYGDSQSTELALLIGNLYMQKGDSDKGNYYLSLAGSSSNLNSNFSNLTTPTSEASILSSNNVVEDEVVTPVSPSDSSKNITNGIDALNRKSYSEALIFFNKAESSSTNISEVNFYRGKTYFSMNNFDKALSDFDKVTTPGENTSELYYYLGVIYHKKGDIEKAKDYLRKSRENNPSSTWGRKSSIYLLKL; translated from the coding sequence ATGAAAAAAATACTTTTAATTTCTGCAACAGCTTTAATTTTTTTTAGTTGTACTAATATTCAAACACAACTTCCTACTCAAAGCAAAGTTGTTGTTCCTAGTGTAAAAAATCCAGTTTTACAACAAGATAACTTTTTTCTTAATGAATCTGGTGTAGCTTATTTATATGATCTTATACAAAGAGATTCATCAACAAATGCTATTCGTGAATATCTTCCATCTCAAATGATGGCACCTATGGAGGTTTATGCAGGGGAAACTTTAATTGTTAACAATATTAATGCTGACAGAGTTAAGATAATTTCTTCTCCTATAAAAAGTGATTTTACATTTAATATTAGTGGAAATAGTTTAAATTTTAATAGTCTTTATCAAGGTGAATATATTGCTGAGATTTACAAAGGATTCACATATGTTGGTACTGTTAAGATAAAAAATAAATTGAAATATAATTTTACTGAGAAAGATAATTATGATATAATTTTAAACAGCTACAATAATAAAAATTTAGATCTATTGGTAAAAAGTGCCCAGTTATATCTAATTGCTTTTCCAACAAACAGCAAACAAAAAGATGTAGCCTTCATGGTACTTAATTTAGGTTCTGCAAATGGAAATCAACTTTTAATTAATAAAGAGATTCGATATTTAAAAGAAAACTTCTCTCTTAATGAAGACGAGAAAATAAAACTTCTAGCTTTTGAAGAAAAGTCTAGCGACGGAAGTTTTATTATTAATAACTATTATTTAGATTACAACAGAAGTAATTTAAAATTAAACACTGAAATAATGAGAGCTATTCAACGTAAAAATAATGCTACTACAGACGAATTACAGTTCTTAGAAAATTTTTACGGTGACTCACAAAGTACAGAACTAGCCTTATTAATTGGAAATTTATACATGCAAAAAGGAGACAGTGATAAAGGAAATTACTATTTAAGCTTAGCTGGTTCATCTTCTAACTTGAATTCTAATTTTTCAAACTTAACTACTCCAACATCAGAGGCCTCTATTTTATCTTCTAATAACGTAGTTGAAGATGAAGTTGTTACACCTGTATCACCTTCTGATTCTTCTAAAAATATTACAAATGGAATAGATGCTCTTAATCGTAAAAGTTATAGTGAAGCTTTAATATTCTTTAACAAAGCTGAAAGCAGTTCAACAAATATCTCTGAAGTTAACTTCTATCGTGGTAAGACATACTTTTCAATGAACAATTTTGATAAAGCCTTATCTGATTTTGATAAAGTTACTACTCCAGGTGAAAATACATCTGAGTTATATTATTACTTAGGAGTTATCTATCATAAAAAAGGAGATATTGAAAAAGCAAAAGATTACTTAAGAAAATCTAGAGAAAATAATCCAAGTAGTACTTGGGGTAGAAAAAGTAGCATATATTTATTGAAACTATAA
- the lysS gene encoding lysine--tRNA ligase — MEKYFDRVGKERLVMEQWEKIKEIEALGVYPFGKKYDKVHMIGDLLKSSPETETTFKTAGRIMGFREQGKAVFAHIEDQTGKIQVYIRQDQIGEEAFEIVKKLGVGDIIGVEGTLFMTQKGELTLRVSQVELLSKNVRALPEKFHGLTDVETRYRKRYLDLIMNRDVKETFMKRVRIINGIREFLNKKGFLEVETPMMHPIVGGAAARPFITHHNALDMELYLRIAPELYLKRLIIGGFDKVYEINRNFRNEGISTRHNPEFTMMELYQAYADYNDMMDLTESLFQYLATEVLGTTKIEYNGKEIDLGKFYRIHMVDMIKDVTGADFWQNLTVEEAKALAKQHHVEIADHMTSVGHIINEFFEQKCEEHIVQPTFIYGHPVEISPLAKRNAQDSRFTDRFELFIDAREYANAFSELNDPADQRGRFEAQVEEALLGNDEATAVIDDDYIEALEYALPPTGGLGIGIDRAIMLLTGSPSIRDVVLFPQMKRRD; from the coding sequence ATGGAAAAATACTTTGACAGAGTTGGAAAAGAACGTCTTGTTATGGAGCAATGGGAAAAAATAAAAGAGATTGAAGCTCTTGGAGTTTACCCGTTCGGAAAAAAATATGATAAAGTTCATATGATTGGAGATCTTTTAAAATCATCTCCTGAAACAGAGACAACTTTTAAAACAGCAGGAAGAATTATGGGATTCAGAGAGCAAGGTAAAGCCGTATTTGCTCACATTGAAGACCAAACTGGAAAAATCCAAGTTTATATTAGACAAGATCAAATTGGAGAAGAGGCTTTTGAAATAGTTAAGAAATTAGGTGTTGGAGACATTATTGGTGTTGAAGGTACTTTATTTATGACTCAAAAAGGTGAGTTAACTTTAAGAGTTTCTCAAGTTGAGTTACTATCAAAAAATGTTAGAGCACTTCCTGAAAAATTCCACGGTCTTACAGACGTTGAAACTAGATATAGAAAAAGATATTTAGACCTTATCATGAACAGAGATGTTAAAGAAACTTTCATGAAAAGAGTTAGAATTATAAATGGTATCAGAGAGTTTTTAAATAAAAAAGGATTCTTAGAAGTTGAAACTCCTATGATGCATCCAATTGTTGGAGGAGCTGCTGCAAGACCATTTATCACTCACCATAACGCTTTAGATATGGAATTATATTTAAGAATCGCTCCTGAACTTTATTTAAAAAGATTAATAATTGGTGGATTTGATAAAGTTTATGAAATTAATAGAAACTTCAGAAATGAAGGTATTTCTACTAGACATAATCCTGAATTTACAATGATGGAATTATACCAAGCTTATGCTGACTATAATGATATGATGGATTTAACTGAAAGTTTATTCCAATACCTTGCAACAGAGGTTTTAGGAACAACTAAAATAGAGTATAACGGAAAAGAGATTGACCTTGGAAAGTTCTATAGAATTCATATGGTTGATATGATAAAGGATGTTACTGGTGCTGATTTCTGGCAAAATTTAACAGTTGAAGAAGCTAAAGCTTTAGCTAAACAACACCACGTTGAAATTGCTGATCACATGACAAGTGTTGGACATATCATCAACGAGTTCTTTGAGCAAAAATGTGAAGAGCATATAGTTCAACCTACATTTATCTATGGTCACCCAGTTGAGATCTCTCCTCTAGCAAAGAGAAATGCACAAGATTCTAGATTTACAGATAGATTTGAGTTATTTATTGATGCAAGAGAATATGCAAATGCATTCTCTGAGTTAAATGATCCTGCTGATCAAAGAGGAAGATTTGAAGCTCAAGTTGAAGAGGCTTTACTAGGAAACGATGAAGCTACTGCAGTTATCGATGACGATTATATCGAAGCTTTAGAGTATGCTTTACCTCCAACAGGTGGATTAGGAATTGGTATCGATAGAGCTATAATGCTATTAACTGGTTCTCCATCAATTAGAGACGTTGTACTTTTCCCACAAATGAAAAGAAGAGACTAG
- the rlmH gene encoding 23S rRNA (pseudouridine(1915)-N(3))-methyltransferase RlmH: MNINIICVGKIKEKYILDGIQEFVKRMQAFGKLKIFELKEDGNDSNRNMSIEKESKSILETLEKNKGFKILLDIQGKNLSSEDMASQIEKIGLNGDSTINFIIGGSYGVSEDIRKSADLRLSFSKMTFPHQLMRLILIEQIYRWFSIIKNTKYHK; this comes from the coding sequence ATGAATATAAATATTATATGTGTTGGTAAAATTAAAGAAAAATATATTTTAGATGGAATACAAGAGTTTGTCAAAAGAATGCAAGCTTTTGGTAAATTAAAAATTTTCGAATTAAAAGAGGATGGTAACGATTCAAATAGAAATATGTCTATAGAAAAAGAATCAAAATCTATTCTTGAAACTTTAGAAAAAAATAAAGGATTTAAAATCCTTTTAGATATTCAAGGGAAGAATTTATCTTCTGAAGATATGGCTTCACAAATTGAAAAAATAGGTCTTAATGGAGATAGTACTATCAACTTTATTATTGGTGGTTCTTATGGTGTTTCAGAAGATATTAGAAAATCTGCTGACTTAAGGCTAAGTTTTTCAAAAATGACTTTCCCGCATCAATTAATGAGATTAATTTTAATTGAGCAAATTTACAGATGGTTTAGCATTATAAAAAATACTAAATATCATAAGTAG
- the recJ gene encoding single-stranded-DNA-specific exonuclease RecJ: protein MMRNTKWIFKSEKFRSINDNLDKEIEQILYNRGIESKDEVEFFINGTLENLMNPSDLSDVDKGVERILKAKENNETIWIYGDYDVDGITSTSLCYLALKELEINVKYYIPLRDEGYGLNKDALNYIKEEGGNLIITVDCGISSISEVEHCNALGMDMIITDHHEINNELPPAHAIVNPKREDNKNSYKYFAGVGTAFMLLLALYKKLDKKNEIYKYLDIVAIGTIADIVPLKGENRLLVKRGLELLKSSKWQGLNMLMKRLFENPMEKKFDTYDVGFIIAPIFNAAGRLEDAKMAVELFVSNCHITCDKLIYELINKNSERKEIQEEILKKAIDKIENEKLDENSVIVVAEKKFHHGVIGIVASKILDRYYKPTIIMEIKPLEGIATASCRSTEAFNMIEALNSMRDIFIKYGGHAGAAGFSIAIENIEEFSKRMNEYAVENLNSEDTKKPIKIDCELSMIKISFDLMDKLSLLEPYGFGNASPMFAIRNCKYTNFRAIGKEKNHLMMDLIKNGVEMKNCVWFNSEDMLETILNNKEIDVAFKLKMETYKDKYQYKIFIEDIKPSKKIMNDIKDLESLYNLKFPIKSIFYTRRDLENEKLNISFINEEVSINIGRNSIGFLDNQTKLILKKLNDYYGYRFNVKIDKIIRKDENYNVHIWIHKDDEFKTLSFETGKIFKEIKEFLIGDLEYNSLQKKVLKTIFKDKKNVVVSCKPGRGMDTVVKTIEMYYKMLGKKVLIVKEGKRREEGYDFYVYMGNEVLEVSDYNLFVTNNKIYCDTVEYIEDDYKIPSNVEVVSIDELEYHENIFSIMLPLKDKKRIIESMNKGEKIFASEDIRTIL, encoded by the coding sequence ATGATGAGAAATACAAAATGGATATTTAAATCAGAAAAGTTTAGAAGTATAAATGATAATTTAGATAAAGAAATAGAACAAATTTTATATAATAGAGGAATTGAATCAAAAGATGAAGTTGAATTTTTCATAAATGGAACATTAGAAAATTTAATGAATCCAAGTGATTTATCAGATGTAGACAAAGGAGTTGAAAGGATATTAAAAGCTAAAGAAAATAATGAAACAATTTGGATATATGGTGATTATGATGTAGATGGAATAACATCAACATCCCTTTGTTATTTAGCACTAAAAGAGTTAGAGATTAATGTAAAGTACTATATTCCACTAAGAGATGAAGGATATGGGTTAAACAAGGATGCTTTAAATTATATAAAGGAAGAGGGCGGAAATTTAATAATAACGGTTGATTGTGGAATTTCATCTATTTCTGAAGTTGAACATTGTAATGCTTTGGGTATGGATATGATTATAACAGATCATCATGAGATAAATAATGAACTGCCACCTGCTCATGCAATTGTAAATCCCAAAAGAGAAGATAATAAAAACTCTTATAAATATTTTGCAGGAGTTGGAACAGCTTTTATGTTATTACTTGCTCTGTATAAGAAATTAGATAAAAAAAATGAAATATATAAATATTTAGATATAGTAGCTATTGGAACAATAGCTGATATAGTTCCATTAAAGGGAGAAAATAGACTTTTAGTTAAGAGAGGATTAGAGCTTTTAAAAAGTAGTAAGTGGCAAGGGTTAAATATGCTTATGAAGAGATTGTTTGAAAATCCTATGGAGAAAAAATTTGATACATATGATGTCGGATTTATAATAGCTCCTATTTTTAATGCTGCTGGAAGATTAGAAGATGCTAAAATGGCAGTGGAACTTTTTGTTAGTAATTGTCATATAACATGTGATAAATTAATATATGAATTAATAAATAAAAATAGTGAGAGAAAAGAGATTCAAGAAGAAATTTTAAAAAAAGCTATAGATAAAATTGAAAATGAAAAATTAGATGAAAATAGTGTGATTGTTGTTGCAGAGAAAAAATTCCATCATGGCGTTATAGGGATAGTAGCTTCAAAGATTCTAGATAGGTATTACAAGCCTACTATTATTATGGAAATAAAGCCGTTAGAAGGGATAGCAACAGCTTCATGCAGAAGTACAGAAGCTTTTAATATGATAGAAGCTTTAAATTCGATGAGAGATATCTTTATTAAATATGGTGGACATGCAGGAGCGGCTGGTTTTTCCATTGCTATTGAAAATATAGAGGAGTTTTCAAAGAGAATGAATGAATATGCTGTTGAAAATTTAAATAGTGAGGATACAAAAAAACCTATAAAAATAGATTGTGAGCTTTCGATGATAAAAATATCTTTTGATTTAATGGATAAGTTATCTTTATTAGAACCATATGGTTTTGGGAATGCTTCACCAATGTTTGCGATTAGAAATTGTAAATACACAAACTTTAGGGCTATTGGTAAAGAAAAAAATCATTTAATGATGGATTTAATAAAAAATGGAGTAGAAATGAAAAATTGCGTATGGTTTAATAGTGAAGATATGCTTGAAACTATACTTAATAATAAAGAGATTGATGTAGCTTTCAAACTTAAAATGGAGACATATAAAGATAAATATCAATATAAGATTTTTATAGAAGATATAAAACCATCTAAAAAGATTATGAATGACATAAAGGATTTAGAAAGTTTATATAATTTAAAGTTTCCTATAAAATCTATTTTTTATACAAGAAGAGATTTGGAAAATGAAAAGTTAAATATTAGTTTTATTAATGAAGAAGTTTCTATTAATATTGGAAGAAATAGTATTGGGTTTTTAGATAATCAAACAAAATTAATTTTAAAAAAATTGAATGATTATTACGGGTATAGATTTAATGTTAAGATTGATAAAATAATAAGAAAAGATGAAAATTATAATGTTCATATTTGGATACATAAAGACGATGAATTTAAAACTTTATCTTTTGAAACTGGAAAAATATTTAAAGAGATAAAAGAGTTTTTAATAGGAGATTTAGAATATAATTCGTTACAAAAAAAAGTTTTAAAAACGATATTTAAAGATAAGAAAAATGTAGTTGTTAGCTGTAAACCAGGAAGAGGAATGGATACAGTTGTAAAAACAATAGAGATGTATTATAAAATGCTTGGAAAAAAAGTATTAATTGTAAAAGAGGGGAAGAGAAGAGAAGAAGGTTATGATTTTTATGTTTATATGGGAAATGAAGTTTTAGAAGTGAGTGATTATAATTTATTTGTAACAAATAATAAGATTTATTGTGATACTGTTGAATATATAGAAGATGACTATAAAATTCCTTCAAATGTAGAAGTAGTTAGCATAGATGAGTTAGAATATCATGAAAATATTTTTAGTATAATGCTTCCATTAAAAGATAAAAAAAGAATAATTGAGAGTATGAATAAAGGAGAAAAAATATTTGCTTCTGAAGATATAAGAACTATTTTATAA
- the mutL gene encoding DNA mismatch repair endonuclease MutL, with translation MGIIKILDESLSNMIAAGEVVENPASLVKELLENSLDANSKYIKIDVKNGGKNLKFTDDGKGMSREDLLLCIERHATSKISSKDDLFNLNTYGFRGEALSSIAAVSKMIISTKRKDDAIGYSINVTAGKITNLKELQKSSGTEIEINNLFFNTPARLKFLRKDTTENTKIKEIVLQEALANPNVSIILTIDGKENIRTSGTGIENTIIEIFGVTTLKNLKPVEFGYIGNLSLTRSTKDFIFTFVNNRPVKAKIIEEALIDGYYTHLMRGKYPFAIVNLKVDPKSIDVNVHPSKKIIKFSDENKIYHDIYSITEVELNFDKNFNMPTFEVKKENLNFENINISEDSKKPFENFEINDIKREIEIKKENKSSFEKKNNSIINKENFFNFQTESKFIPTKSEVTTLQLETEELNISLDEPIKELDVPLKSTISDFSIENNSLISSDKVISFDNLKVDIKIIGQFSNSFILVEQDGDLIVYDQHIVHERILYEKLKQEYAQHKISSQALLVPIKISLTLKQMEILKEKLSFFEDFGFEIDQFNDMDFLIRAVPSLDTKDSFENIFFEVLEGITKVNSKNEVIESMIISMSCRSAIKANEKLSISEMEKLILELHKIGRFTCPHGRPITFKISLLDMEKGFKRK, from the coding sequence TTGGGAATTATTAAAATTTTAGACGAATCTTTATCGAATATGATTGCTGCTGGAGAAGTAGTTGAAAATCCTGCTAGTTTAGTTAAAGAACTTTTGGAAAATTCTTTGGATGCCAACAGTAAATATATAAAAATAGACGTTAAAAATGGTGGTAAAAATTTAAAATTCACTGATGATGGTAAAGGAATGTCTCGTGAAGATCTACTTCTTTGTATTGAAAGACACGCTACAAGTAAAATATCATCAAAAGATGATCTTTTTAATTTAAACACCTATGGTTTTAGAGGAGAAGCTCTTTCATCTATAGCTGCTGTTTCTAAAATGATTATCTCAACAAAACGAAAAGACGATGCCATCGGATATTCTATTAATGTTACCGCTGGAAAAATAACTAACCTAAAAGAACTTCAAAAAAGCTCTGGTACAGAAATTGAAATAAACAACCTTTTTTTTAATACTCCAGCTAGATTAAAATTCTTAAGAAAAGATACAACTGAAAATACAAAAATTAAAGAAATTGTTTTGCAAGAAGCATTAGCTAATCCTAACGTTTCTATAATACTTACTATTGACGGTAAAGAAAATATTCGTACTAGCGGTACTGGAATTGAAAATACTATTATTGAAATTTTTGGAGTTACAACACTTAAAAATTTAAAACCTGTTGAATTTGGGTATATTGGAAATCTTTCTTTAACAAGATCTACAAAAGACTTTATCTTCACATTTGTCAATAATAGACCTGTAAAAGCTAAAATTATCGAAGAAGCTTTAATTGATGGTTATTATACTCATTTAATGAGAGGAAAATATCCATTTGCCATAGTTAACTTAAAAGTAGATCCTAAATCTATTGATGTTAATGTCCATCCTTCAAAAAAAATCATCAAATTCTCTGATGAAAATAAAATTTATCATGACATTTACTCAATTACAGAGGTTGAATTAAATTTTGATAAGAATTTTAATATGCCTACTTTTGAGGTTAAAAAAGAAAATTTAAACTTTGAAAATATAAATATTTCTGAAGATTCAAAAAAACCTTTTGAAAATTTTGAAATTAATGATATAAAAAGAGAGATTGAAATAAAAAAGGAAAATAAATCTTCTTTTGAAAAAAAGAATAATTCAATTATTAATAAAGAGAATTTTTTTAACTTTCAAACAGAATCGAAGTTTATTCCGACTAAAAGTGAAGTAACTACTCTTCAACTAGAAACTGAAGAATTAAATATTTCTCTAGATGAACCTATTAAAGAGCTTGATGTTCCACTTAAAAGTACTATTAGCGATTTTTCTATTGAAAATAATTCTTTGATTTCTTCTGATAAAGTAATTTCTTTTGATAATTTAAAAGTTGATATAAAAATAATTGGACAGTTCTCTAATTCTTTTATATTAGTTGAACAAGATGGTGATCTTATAGTTTATGACCAGCATATTGTTCATGAAAGAATTCTTTATGAAAAATTAAAACAAGAGTATGCACAGCATAAAATATCTTCACAAGCTTTATTAGTTCCTATTAAAATTTCACTAACATTAAAACAAATGGAAATTTTAAAAGAAAAGTTAAGTTTTTTTGAAGATTTTGGATTTGAAATTGATCAATTTAATGATATGGATTTTTTGATTAGAGCTGTTCCTTCATTAGATACTAAAGATTCTTTTGAAAATATTTTCTTTGAAGTTTTAGAAGGAATTACTAAAGTAAATTCTAAAAATGAAGTTATTGAAAGTATGATTATTTCAATGTCTTGTCGAAGCGCAATTAAAGCTAATGAAAAATTATCTATTTCTGAAATGGAGAAACTTATTTTAGAATTACATAAAATCGGACGATTTACTTGTCCTCATGGAAGACCAATAACCTTTAAAATAAGTTTATTGGATATGGAGAAGGGATTTAAAAGAAAATGA
- a CDS encoding transglycosylase SLT domain-containing protein encodes MRYLYLIILTIMLGIRSFSYNVDDYIFFNKGLEANQKGDYKNSLFYYEIYQKNFPYSYPLASNYAKYYIAKNYMDMKKYDEALLFFSRAVYVPQNYVKQEFKKTNYFQYRRDYNVAKIYELKNEKNKSIEYYKRLVTNYYDPQLEPYEKKALKILEKTNEKYRYIYEIKYQDNLKVIDKLTKEELLDLANYFYEKKEYEKTVKILNKAGSYTENKVSQKIIYLESLLKLDENKKVIELTNDIQIGEANFLFIRAVAYEQNKDYSRAIYNYEKIEDVKLKDRAAFRIGRIYYKIEDYTKAREVLEKTNQKNERIDSLLLDIYIKLQNRKKFIELYNKFKNKYPENPKIGLYYMVYTKLIENDRNSWQLANYNVFFASNYVVRNYMNSINNFEIKKTYKEEVLKDALTQIGALKNPELLELAVQSNNFDLDTETIQDKITIMNSYIESKFYKESFKKVNIFRREFYRYRNLLHYVYPKYYREEVQNTRKKYLVPQSLIYTVMYIESGFDNENNKFEKLGLMGIPKKIVKNNDEYYYNPQINIDTGTEILKKIYDKHNGMILKTLIEYIYGEKVLKGLNFELDGDLKLETIVDEKFQTEIEEIVYTYAFYSAIYN; translated from the coding sequence ATGAGATATTTATATCTAATTATATTAACAATAATGCTTGGAATTAGAAGTTTTTCCTATAATGTTGATGATTATATATTTTTTAATAAAGGCTTAGAAGCTAATCAAAAAGGAGATTATAAAAACAGTTTATTTTATTATGAAATTTATCAAAAAAACTTTCCTTATTCTTATCCATTGGCGAGTAATTACGCAAAATATTATATAGCAAAAAATTATATGGATATGAAAAAATATGATGAAGCGCTTTTGTTTTTTAGTAGAGCAGTGTATGTTCCTCAAAACTATGTAAAACAAGAATTTAAAAAAACAAACTATTTTCAATACAGAAGAGATTACAATGTTGCTAAAATATATGAGTTAAAAAATGAGAAAAATAAATCGATTGAGTACTATAAAAGATTAGTAACAAATTATTATGATCCACAACTGGAGCCTTATGAAAAAAAAGCTTTAAAAATATTAGAAAAAACTAATGAAAAATATAGATATATTTATGAAATAAAATATCAAGATAATTTAAAAGTAATTGATAAATTAACTAAAGAAGAGTTATTAGATTTAGCAAATTATTTTTATGAAAAAAAAGAATATGAAAAGACAGTTAAAATTTTGAATAAGGCAGGTAGTTATACTGAAAATAAAGTGAGTCAAAAAATAATTTATTTAGAAAGTTTATTGAAATTAGATGAAAATAAAAAAGTTATAGAATTAACAAACGATATTCAAATAGGAGAGGCAAATTTTTTATTTATAAGAGCGGTAGCTTATGAACAAAATAAAGATTACTCTAGAGCTATTTATAATTATGAAAAAATAGAGGATGTAAAACTTAAAGATCGAGCAGCGTTTAGAATAGGTAGGATTTATTATAAAATAGAAGATTATACTAAAGCTCGAGAGGTTTTAGAAAAAACAAATCAAAAAAATGAAAGGATCGACTCTTTATTATTAGATATTTATATAAAATTACAAAATAGAAAAAAATTTATAGAATTATATAACAAGTTTAAAAATAAGTATCCAGAAAATCCTAAGATAGGCCTTTATTATATGGTTTATACGAAACTTATAGAAAACGATAGGAATTCATGGCAATTAGCAAATTATAATGTATTTTTTGCAAGTAATTATGTTGTTAGAAATTATATGAATTCTATAAATAATTTTGAAATAAAAAAAACATATAAGGAGGAAGTTTTAAAAGATGCTTTAACTCAAATTGGAGCTTTGAAAAATCCAGAGTTATTAGAATTAGCCGTGCAAAGTAATAACTTTGATTTAGATACAGAAACTATTCAAGATAAGATAACCATAATGAATAGCTATATTGAAAGTAAGTTTTATAAAGAGTCTTTTAAAAAGGTTAATATATTTAGAAGAGAGTTTTATAGATATAGAAATTTATTACACTATGTTTATCCTAAATATTACAGAGAGGAAGTTCAAAATACTAGAAAAAAATATTTGGTACCGCAATCGTTGATATATACAGTCATGTATATAGAAAGTGGTTTTGATAACGAGAATAATAAATTTGAAAAACTTGGATTAATGGGAATACCAAAAAAAATAGTTAAAAATAATGATGAGTATTATTATAATCCACAGATTAATATAGATACAGGAACGGAGATACTAAAAAAAATATATGATAAACATAATGGGATGATTTTAAAAACGTTAATAGAATATATTTATGGAGAAAAAGTATTGAAAGGTTTAAATTTTGAATTGGATGGAGATTTAAAATTAGAAACAATAGTGGATGAAAAATTTCAAACTGAAATAGAAGAGATAGTTTATACATATGCATTTTATAGTGCAATATATAATTAA